From bacterium, the proteins below share one genomic window:
- a CDS encoding PepSY domain-containing protein, with the protein MYKFFRDAHKWTGIVLGVVILNIAATGFLLLIKKDHAWLQPPTQTGAAGGVEAFITTQDLFAAVFAQDHPGFRTLDDIDRVDFRPGKRVFKVRSGHGHGEIQVDAVTGAVLSVATRRSDLIEDLHDGSFYGEWAHGWLMPAASAALLLLLCSGLYIWLQPKSRQSRRRRLAAQGDGLRTR; encoded by the coding sequence ATGTACAAGTTCTTCCGAGACGCCCACAAGTGGACCGGCATCGTCTTGGGCGTGGTCATCCTCAACATCGCCGCGACCGGTTTCCTGCTGCTGATCAAGAAGGACCACGCCTGGCTCCAGCCGCCCACGCAGACGGGCGCGGCCGGCGGCGTCGAGGCGTTCATTACCACCCAGGACCTCTTCGCCGCGGTCTTCGCGCAGGACCATCCCGGTTTTCGCACCCTGGACGACATCGACCGCGTGGACTTCCGGCCCGGCAAGCGCGTCTTCAAGGTCCGCTCCGGGCACGGCCACGGCGAGATCCAGGTCGACGCCGTCACGGGCGCCGTGCTGAGCGTCGCCACGCGGCGCAGCGATCTCATCGAGGACCTGCACGACGGGTCGTTCTACGGGGAGTGGGCCCACGGCTGGCTGATGCCGGCCGCGTCGGCCGCCCTGCTGCTGCTGCTGTGCAGCGGCCTCTACATCTGGTTGCAACCCAAGTCCAGACAGTCCCGCCGCCGGCGCCTCGCCGCGCAGGGCGACGGGCTCCGAACGAGGTGA